In one Nicotiana tomentosiformis chromosome 6, ASM39032v3, whole genome shotgun sequence genomic region, the following are encoded:
- the LOC138894145 gene encoding uncharacterized protein, with amino-acid sequence MDRFAAEKEAARAQLSSAENQLQIMKEKSSVQVRIIEELEAWLASEHAKAKSAAEKTKLDADAFVVFYRSDAEAAQVQAREAVETANTRAHWVAELAKCRSRKETLEDIHSRGCNFTEEIKKDKELKADAEALASVDDDGDTDDDGDDGSKSGSESGEEPDGEENAPVANQET; translated from the coding sequence atggaccgctttgctgcagagaaagaggctgctcgagcccaattatcatcagccgaaaaccaacttcaaatcatgaaggagaaaagctcggttcaGGTGAGAataatagaggagctcgaggcttggTTGGCCTCCGAAcatgccaaggccaaatctgccGCCGAAAAGACAAAGCTTgatgcggatgcattcgtggTCTTCTATCggtccgatgctgaagctgctcaggtacaagcaagagaggcagtcgagaccgccaacactcgagcacattgggttgctgaacttgctaagtgtcgatctCGAAAGGAGACCCTCGAGGATATCCATTCTCGAGGTTGCAATttcaccgaagagataaaaaaggatAAAGAGCtcaaagccgatgctgaagccttggcttccgttgatgatgatggtgacactgatgatgatggtgatgatgggagcaagagtgggtccgagagTGGGGAGGAGCCAGATGGAGAAGAGAATGCCCCCGTAgctaaccaagaaacttag